In Nitratireductor mangrovi, the genomic window CCGGGATCGAAGGCGGGCAGTGCCTTGACCTTGTCGGAGAGCTCGACCTTGCGGGGATCCAGCGCCGGCGGATAGTTCTGGCCCTCCGCCACGGCGATCGCCACCTCCGGCTCAAGCATGAAGTTGAGCAACTCCTCGCAGGCCTCCATCGGGCTGCCCTTGATGACGAAGATGCATTCCTGCCAGCCGAGGCCGCCGGGCGGGTCGTAGTAGCCGATGTCGTGACCCTGGTCCTGGAGCGCCTTGATGCGGCCGGACCAGCCCTCGGTCACGTGGATCTCCTCTTCAGCCAGCAGGCTCATCAGCTCGGCACCCGACGCCCAGTATTTCAAAACCAGGTCGCGGTTCGCCCGGATGGCATCCCAAACGGCCTCCACGTCCTCGATGTTGTTGGGATCCTGGTCCGTCTGCAGCGCGCCGTACCAGATGCGTGTCTTCCAGTCGCTCCAGCCGCCGATCTTGCCCTTGTGCGCGGGATCGATCATCACCTTCGCGCCCTTCTCCTTCACCTCATCGTCGGAGATGAACTTGCGGTTGTAGGCGATGCTGGTCGTGCCGTAATCGTAGGGAACGGCGGACAGCTTGCCGTCGGTGATGTTGCGGAACACCTGCTGCAGCGCCGGAATGACGTTCCGCAGGTTCGGGATGTTGTCCTCGTTGAGTTCGGAAGACAGACCCAGCGAGTGGTAGCGCGAATAGTCGAACACGCCCGACAGATGCGCGAGGTTGAACTCGCCATCCTGGCTCGCGCGCACCCGCGCCAGATATTCGTCGGCGCCGCCGAATGTGCCGTCGACCACTGTAATGCCCGTCTTATCGGTATAGGGATTGAACGCGTGCTCGCGGAAGGCTTCCGAAACGATGCCGCCCCACCCGTCGAACCGGACCTGATCGGGGGTCGCGGCGCGGGCAAACTTGGCAAACGGGCCGCCCGCGACACCGTAGACCGTAGCGGACGCGCCGATCAGTCCGAGGAATGTGCGCCGGTTCACATCGCCGTGGCGGTAGCGGTCAAGCAGTCGTTCATAGCGCCTGGTGTTTTCCATCGTCATGCTCCCATTGGTTTTTCAGTGCCCGCGTTTCCCTGGAGCCGCGGAGCCGTGCTCCTGTTATCCGCGTCTGGCCGCCATCCACCGCGCCACACCCATGCCCGCGATCGGGACCGCAACCGTCATGACGATCATCACCGTCCCGAGGGCGTTGATTTCCGGCGAGATGGAATTGCGCAGCATCGCGAAGATCTGCGTCGGCACCGTCTCCACGCCTCCCGGCTTCCAGAACATCGTGCCGGTGATGTCGTCGAAGGAGATCGTGAAGGCGAAGATCATGCCGGCGAAGACGGCCGGCATGAGCAGCGGCAGTGTGACCGTGAAGAAGGTCTGGATCGGACCGGCGCCGAGGCTCAGCGCCGCCTCTTCGTATTCGCGCTTGATCGCCACCAGGCGCGCCTGCACGACGAGCAGCACGAATGGCAGCGTGAAGATCACATGTCCAAGCAGCAGCAGGACGAAGCTGCGCGGCAGGCTGAGCCAGCGCAGGAACAGCAACAACGCCACGGCCAGAACCACTTCCGGAATGAGGATCGGCGCGATGAGCAGGGTCGAAATCGTGTTCTTGCCGGGAAAGCGATAGCGCACGAGCGCCAGCGCGGCCAGGATGCCCAGCACCGTCGAGATCACCGCAGTCAGCGCCCCGAGCAGCAGCGAAATACGGAAGGCGCGCACGATGGCATCGTTGTGCCACAGTTCGATGAACCAGCGCAGGCTCAGGCCCTCCATCGGGAAGGACCCGAACTGGCTCGTGTTGAACGACAGCAATACGACCACGCCGACCGGCAGGAACATGAAGAAGTAGACGGCGATTGTGTAGAGCCTGATGAGAGACCAGCCCGACATCGCCCTACCCGAACGACTTGGCGATCTGGCCGATCCCGACCAGGCGGTTGTAGACGGCCACGATGCCGCCGAGAATGATCAGCAGCACGATCGACAGGGCCGATCCAAGCGGCCAGTTGAGCTGCGTGATGATCGCCTCGAATACCAGGTTGGCGAACATGGCGTCACGCGGCCCACCCAGCACCAGCGGCGTGATGTAGGTTCCGGCGGCGAGGACGAAACAGAGGAGGCCGCCGGCAGCGAGCCCCGGTAGCGACAGCGGCAGCGTCACCTCGCGGAACGTCTGCATGCTGCTGGCGCCCAGCGACCGGGAGGCGTCGGCGAGATTGGGGTCGATTGCGTCGAGGCTGACATAGACGTTGAGCACCATGAAGGGCAGCAGGAAGTGCACCAGTCCGAGGATGACCGTCGCCTCGTTGTAGAGCATCTGGATCGGTTCGGAGATGATGCCGGTCGCCACCAGCAGTTGGTTCAGCGCTCCCGAAACGCCGAGGATGTTGATCCACGACATGGTGCGGATGATGTAGCTGATCCAAAAGGGCAGGATCAGCAACAGAAGCAGCAACGTCTTGTGGCGTGTCCGCGAAGTCGCGATGAAATAGGCCGGCACGTAGCCCAAGACCGCACAGGACAGGGTGGTGATGGCGGCGATCCGCAGGGTGGAAAGCAGGATGTCCCTGTAGAAGGGATCGCTCAGCACTTCCTGCCAGTTGTCGAGGTGGAAGCCGGGAACCTCCGCACCCGTCGCCGAGCGCAGCCAGAACGAATAGACGATGACGAAGAAGACCGGAACGACGAGCAGAAATCCGATCGCTCCGAGCGCCGGTGACAGCAATATCCAGGGACGCGCCGCGCCCGCCGTTTCACCCATTGGCTCCCATCCGCCTCTTGCCGACCGTTCCCTGTGGCCTGTTCAAGGGTCGTCAAAAGTGTGATCCGCGCGGCAGCATTCTCAAGACGCATAATGACAATGGTGGCTATAGTTTCCGGGAATGCTACAGTGCGACCGCCATGAGAGATCACCTCGCCACCCCGCCTTCACCCGCCGGCCGTATGGTCTGGAACCTCGACTGGAACCTGATCCGGACTTTCCTCGTGATCGTCGAGCGCGGCGGCATCACGGCCGCCGCCAACGCCCTCCTGCTCAAGCAGCCCAGCGTTTCCAACGCGCTGCGCCGGCTGGAGGGCCACCTGTCAAAGCGGCTTATCCTCCGCGGGCCCGGTCAGTTCGAAGTTACCCCCGCCGGGCGCCTGCTCTACAACGAGGCGATTGAGATTTTCGGCAGCATTTCCCGACTTGGCACGCTGATCAGGGACATGGAAGAGGAAGTGTCCGGCCACGTCACGCTCGCCATGGCAAGCCACGTCGTCTCGCCGGTGCTCGACGAGGTGCTGTCCCGGTTTCATCAGCGGCACAGGTTCGCCACGCTGGCAATCGATGTCATGACCAGCCGTGATGTCATTCAGACCGTTCGGCAACGCCAGGCGAGTCTCGGCATCGGCCTCGTTCACGAGAAGCACCCGCATCTCAACTATCTGCGCCTCTTCCGGGAATATTTCGGTTTCTATTGCGGTCCGCGACACCGGCTTTTCGGCAACGATAGCCTGTCGCTCGCGGACCTGCGTGGTGAAACCTTCGTCTCGTTCAAGACGGATCGCCTGACCGATGCGCTGCGACCGGTGGCGCTGCTGCGCGCCCAGGCCGAACTCAAAGACAGCATCGTCGGCGTTTCGTCCAGCCTGGAGGAGGTACGCCGCATGATCCAGGCCGGCCTTGGCATCGGCCCGTTACCGGTTCATGTGGCACAGCGCGACGTGGAAGCCGGCCTGCTGTGGCGGCTGCCGCCCTACGACGATCCGCCGGCGATCGATATCCACATCGTCACCAATCCGGGCACACGCATGAACCGCGCCGAAGCGAATCTCATCGAAATGCTTCGAGAGGCCGTCGCCCGCGTGCCGTTCGCGGAGCGCGACTATCGCCAGCGATGAGGACCGTTCTATCCGCCAGACCTACGTTCTCGGCAGGCCCACATTTGCGTTCTCCGCCACCACCGGATTTGTGAGCACGCCAACGCCCTGCACCCAGACATCGACATTGTCACCGGGCACTACCGGCCCGACGCCCGACGGGGTGCCTGTGAGGATTACGTCGCCTGGTTGAAGGGTCACTGCAGAACTGAGATAGGAGACAAGCTGCGGCACGCCGAACAGCAGGTCCGACGTCGAACTCGCCTGGCGGTCGATTCCACTCACCCGCGCGCCGAGCATCAGGTTCGACGGATCGAGCCCGGTCGCGATCACCGGACCTAGCGGGCAGAAGCTGTCGAACCCTTTCCCGATCAGCAACGCCCCCTGGTCCATCTCCTCCTTCTGAATGACGCGCTCCGACACGTCATTGGCGCAGGTAAAACCCAGCACATGGTCAAGCGCGCTATCGACGGGCACTCGTCGCCCGGCGCGGCCAATGACCACCGCCAGCTCCGCTTCGAAGTGCACGTTCGAGCCTTCACGCGGGTAGACGATCGGCTCGCCTGGGCCGACAACCGTATTGGACGGCTTCATGAAGAACAGCGGACGCACGGGAGGCTTCGCACCGGACTCCTCGATGTGCGCGATGTAGTTCAGACCCAC contains:
- a CDS encoding fumarylacetoacetate hydrolase family protein → MLIARYRLDDGTHHGILEGDRLNRLARSPFETLESSGVTDAVADAILLAPVEAPRIFGVGLNYIAHIEESGAKPPVRPLFFMKPSNTVVGPGEPIVYPREGSNVHFEAELAVVIGRAGRRVPVDSALDHVLGFTCANDVSERVIQKEEMDQGALLIGKGFDSFCPLGPVIATGLDPSNLMLGARVSGIDRQASSTSDLLFGVPQLVSYLSSAVTLQPGDVILTGTPSGVGPVVPGDNVDVWVQGVGVLTNPVVAENANVGLPRT
- a CDS encoding ABC transporter permease codes for the protein MSGWSLIRLYTIAVYFFMFLPVGVVVLLSFNTSQFGSFPMEGLSLRWFIELWHNDAIVRAFRISLLLGALTAVISTVLGILAALALVRYRFPGKNTISTLLIAPILIPEVVLAVALLLFLRWLSLPRSFVLLLLGHVIFTLPFVLLVVQARLVAIKREYEEAALSLGAGPIQTFFTVTLPLLMPAVFAGMIFAFTISFDDITGTMFWKPGGVETVPTQIFAMLRNSISPEINALGTVMIVMTVAVPIAGMGVARWMAARRG
- a CDS encoding LysR family transcriptional regulator: MRDHLATPPSPAGRMVWNLDWNLIRTFLVIVERGGITAAANALLLKQPSVSNALRRLEGHLSKRLILRGPGQFEVTPAGRLLYNEAIEIFGSISRLGTLIRDMEEEVSGHVTLAMASHVVSPVLDEVLSRFHQRHRFATLAIDVMTSRDVIQTVRQRQASLGIGLVHEKHPHLNYLRLFREYFGFYCGPRHRLFGNDSLSLADLRGETFVSFKTDRLTDALRPVALLRAQAELKDSIVGVSSSLEEVRRMIQAGLGIGPLPVHVAQRDVEAGLLWRLPPYDDPPAIDIHIVTNPGTRMNRAEANLIEMLREAVARVPFAERDYRQR
- a CDS encoding ABC transporter permease, which codes for MGETAGAARPWILLSPALGAIGFLLVVPVFFVIVYSFWLRSATGAEVPGFHLDNWQEVLSDPFYRDILLSTLRIAAITTLSCAVLGYVPAYFIATSRTRHKTLLLLLLILPFWISYIIRTMSWINILGVSGALNQLLVATGIISEPIQMLYNEATVILGLVHFLLPFMVLNVYVSLDAIDPNLADASRSLGASSMQTFREVTLPLSLPGLAAGGLLCFVLAAGTYITPLVLGGPRDAMFANLVFEAIITQLNWPLGSALSIVLLIILGGIVAVYNRLVGIGQIAKSFG
- a CDS encoding extracellular solute-binding protein, producing MENTRRYERLLDRYRHGDVNRRTFLGLIGASATVYGVAGGPFAKFARAATPDQVRFDGWGGIVSEAFREHAFNPYTDKTGITVVDGTFGGADEYLARVRASQDGEFNLAHLSGVFDYSRYHSLGLSSELNEDNIPNLRNVIPALQQVFRNITDGKLSAVPYDYGTTSIAYNRKFISDDEVKEKGAKVMIDPAHKGKIGGWSDWKTRIWYGALQTDQDPNNIEDVEAVWDAIRANRDLVLKYWASGAELMSLLAEEEIHVTEGWSGRIKALQDQGHDIGYYDPPGGLGWQECIFVIKGSPMEACEELLNFMLEPEVAIAVAEGQNYPPALDPRKVELSDKVKALPAFDPGGTLEGLNFFDADYWNSNEEEWSKQYSRVERGY